In one window of Paraflavitalea soli DNA:
- a CDS encoding response regulator transcription factor, producing MTAGKQIQVAVADDHTLMRKALARLISTFENYSILFEADNGSDVKDKIGRHIIPDILLLDVNMPGMDGYETVKWLFKNHPHIKVLALSMSSDESTIIRMLRLGAKGYIMKNTEPEELKMALDSVMEKNFYLSEYISGKIISGLHKDIDQPDEPISLTEKEKEFLQWVCSELTYKDIAAKMFVSPRTVDDYRNSLFDKLKVKTRVGLVLYAIRHGMVEA from the coding sequence ATGACAGCTGGAAAACAAATACAAGTAGCGGTTGCTGATGATCACACACTAATGCGCAAAGCATTGGCCCGGTTGATCAGCACTTTTGAGAATTATAGCATTTTATTTGAAGCGGATAATGGGTCGGATGTAAAGGACAAGATCGGCCGGCATATTATACCGGATATCCTGTTGCTGGATGTGAATATGCCGGGCATGGATGGTTATGAGACGGTGAAGTGGTTGTTTAAGAATCACCCGCATATCAAAGTACTGGCTTTGTCGATGTCGAGCGATGAGAGCACGATCATCCGTATGCTGCGCCTGGGTGCGAAGGGCTATATCATGAAGAATACGGAGCCTGAGGAGTTGAAAATGGCGCTGGATTCTGTGATGGAAAAGAACTTTTATCTTTCTGAATATATTTCCGGCAAGATCATCAGCGGTCTGCATAAGGATATTGACCAGCCTGATGAACCGATATCGCTTACAGAAAAGGAAAAAGAATTCCTGCAATGGGTATGTTCTGAACTTACTTATAAGGACATAGCGGCCAAGATGTTTGTAAGTCCCCGCACGGTGGATGATTACCGCAATTCTCTCTTTGATAAGCTTAAAGTGAAAACCAGGGTTGGCCTGGTCCTGTATGCCATCCGCCATGGGATGGTGGAAGCTTAA
- the carB gene encoding carbamoyl-phosphate synthase large subunit, with amino-acid sequence MPKDTSIKSVLIIGSGPIIIGQACEFDYSGSQAARSLREEGIKVILINSNPATIMTDPMMADKVYLLPLTVESIEQILEENQIDAVLPTMGGQTALNLAKEAAELGVWEKYHVRMIGVDIAAIDTAEDREKFRQLMVKIGMAVAPSRVANSLLEGKEFAQAIGFPLVIRPSFTLGGTGGGFVHDKSELEAALDKGLKASPIHEVLVEKAVLGWKEYELELLRDKNDNVTIICTVENVDPMGVHTGDSITVAPAMTLSDTAFQEMRDKAILMMRSLGNFAGGCNVQFALNPATEELIAVEINPRVSRSSALASKATGYPIAKIAAKLAIGYNLDELKNQITQTTSAYFEPALDYVIVKMPRWNFDKFKGANDTLGLQMKSVGEVMAIGRSFTEAIQKACQSLENNAVGLGYYGHSRMHAEELIEYIKVPKWDRIFRIKDALTLGVSVGTISKATGIDRWFVNEIQKIVNLEKEIAKFKMATLPDELLKQAKFLGFSDQQISLIMQDGTDEAVYEKRKAAGITRVFKMVDTCSAEFEAKTPYFYSTFETGNTNESKSSNKKKVIVLGSGPNRIGQGIEFDYCCVHGLLALKECGYEAIMINCNPETVSTDFDMADKLYFEPVFWEHLWEIIELEKPEGVIVQLGGQTALKLAERLHNKGIKIIGTSFDNMDIAEDRGRFSDLLKELKIPYPDYGTAYDVDEAVEVANKVGYPVLVRPSYVLGGQRMRIVINDDEVESAVVSLLKHIPGNKILIDHFLDRCQEAEIDAICDGETVHIMGLMEHIEPAGIHSGDSNAVLPQFNLSPLIVETMEEYAKKIALKLNIKGLINIQFAIKDGKVYVIEANPRASRTTPFIAKAYQIPYLNIATKVMLGQQKVRDLKVVKRLKGYAIKEPVFSFEKFPGVNKELGPEMKSTGEAIRFIKDLRDPYFRQLYKDRSMYLSK; translated from the coding sequence ATGCCCAAAGACACCTCGATCAAGTCAGTACTTATCATCGGTTCAGGCCCCATTATCATCGGACAAGCTTGTGAATTTGACTATTCAGGCTCCCAGGCTGCCCGCAGCCTGCGGGAAGAAGGGATCAAAGTGATCCTCATCAACAGTAATCCGGCTACCATCATGACCGATCCCATGATGGCCGATAAAGTGTACCTGTTGCCCTTAACAGTAGAAAGTATTGAGCAGATCCTGGAAGAAAACCAGATCGATGCTGTATTGCCCACCATGGGTGGCCAGACAGCCCTCAACCTGGCCAAAGAAGCCGCCGAACTCGGCGTTTGGGAAAAATATCATGTCCGTATGATCGGCGTGGATATCGCAGCCATCGATACCGCAGAAGACCGGGAAAAATTCCGCCAGCTCATGGTAAAGATCGGCATGGCCGTAGCCCCCTCCAGGGTAGCCAACTCCCTCCTCGAAGGAAAAGAGTTTGCCCAGGCCATCGGATTCCCCCTCGTTATCCGCCCCTCCTTTACCCTCGGCGGTACAGGCGGCGGTTTTGTACACGACAAATCCGAACTCGAAGCAGCCCTCGACAAAGGCCTTAAAGCCTCCCCCATCCACGAAGTACTGGTGGAAAAAGCCGTACTCGGATGGAAAGAATACGAACTCGAACTCCTGCGTGATAAGAACGACAACGTAACCATCATTTGTACCGTAGAGAATGTAGACCCCATGGGTGTACATACCGGCGATTCCATCACCGTGGCCCCCGCCATGACCCTCAGCGATACTGCTTTCCAGGAAATGCGCGACAAAGCCATCCTTATGATGCGCAGCCTCGGCAATTTCGCCGGCGGCTGTAACGTACAGTTTGCCCTCAACCCGGCAACAGAAGAGCTCATCGCCGTAGAGATCAACCCCCGCGTAAGCCGTTCTTCCGCCCTCGCCTCCAAAGCAACCGGTTACCCAATCGCCAAAATAGCAGCCAAACTGGCCATCGGTTACAACCTCGATGAACTGAAGAACCAGATCACCCAAACCACCTCCGCCTACTTTGAGCCCGCACTCGATTATGTGATCGTGAAAATGCCCCGTTGGAACTTCGACAAATTCAAAGGCGCCAATGATACCCTCGGTCTCCAGATGAAGAGCGTAGGAGAAGTGATGGCCATCGGAAGAAGCTTTACAGAAGCCATCCAGAAAGCCTGCCAAAGCCTGGAGAACAATGCCGTGGGTCTCGGTTATTACGGCCACAGCCGCATGCACGCCGAAGAACTCATCGAATACATCAAAGTACCAAAATGGGACCGCATCTTCCGTATCAAGGATGCCCTCACCCTCGGTGTATCCGTAGGCACCATTTCCAAAGCCACCGGCATCGACCGCTGGTTTGTGAACGAGATCCAGAAGATCGTGAACCTGGAAAAGGAGATCGCTAAATTCAAAATGGCAACCCTGCCCGATGAATTGCTGAAACAAGCCAAATTCCTCGGTTTCAGCGACCAGCAGATCTCTTTGATCATGCAGGATGGCACCGACGAAGCCGTCTATGAGAAAAGAAAAGCCGCCGGTATCACCCGCGTATTCAAAATGGTGGATACCTGTAGCGCCGAATTTGAGGCTAAAACACCTTACTTCTATTCTACCTTCGAAACAGGCAATACCAACGAAAGCAAATCCAGCAATAAGAAGAAAGTAATAGTGCTCGGCTCAGGCCCCAACCGCATCGGTCAGGGTATTGAGTTCGACTACTGTTGCGTGCATGGTCTCCTCGCCCTCAAAGAATGCGGCTACGAGGCCATCATGATCAACTGTAACCCCGAGACCGTTTCCACCGATTTCGACATGGCCGATAAATTATACTTCGAGCCTGTATTCTGGGAACACCTCTGGGAGATCATAGAACTCGAAAAGCCCGAAGGCGTGATCGTACAGTTGGGTGGTCAAACCGCCCTCAAACTGGCCGAACGCCTGCACAACAAAGGCATTAAGATCATCGGTACTTCTTTCGACAACATGGACATTGCCGAAGACCGTGGCCGCTTTAGCGACCTCCTCAAGGAACTCAAAATACCTTACCCCGATTACGGTACCGCTTATGATGTAGACGAGGCAGTGGAAGTAGCCAATAAAGTAGGCTATCCCGTACTCGTTCGCCCCAGCTATGTATTGGGCGGACAAAGAATGCGTATCGTCATCAACGATGATGAGGTCGAAAGCGCAGTAGTAAGCCTGCTCAAACACATCCCCGGCAACAAGATCCTCATCGACCACTTCCTCGATCGTTGCCAGGAAGCAGAGATCGACGCCATCTGCGACGGAGAAACCGTACACATCATGGGACTCATGGAGCACATTGAACCCGCAGGTATCCATAGCGGCGACAGCAACGCCGTACTGCCACAGTTCAACCTCTCCCCACTGATCGTGGAAACCATGGAAGAATATGCAAAGAAGATTGCTTTAAAGCTCAATATCAAGGGCCTTATCAACATCCAGTTTGCCATCAAGGATGGTAAAGTGTATGTGATCGAAGCCAATCCACGTGCTTCCAGGACCACTCCTTTCATCGCCAAAGCCTACCAGATCCCTTACCTCAACATCGCCACCAAAGTGATGCTGGGCCAGCAAAAGGTACGCGACCTGAAAGTGGTGAAACGCCTGAAAGGATATGCCATCAAGGAACCCGTATTCAGCTTTGAGAAATTCCCCGGTGTCAACAAGGAATTAGGCCCCGAAATGAAGTCAACCGGTGAAGCCATCCGCTTCATCAAAGACCTGCGCGATCCTTACTTCCGCCAGTTGTATAAAGACAGGAGCATGTACCTGAGCAAATAA
- a CDS encoding sensor histidine kinase encodes MNNQGQEIYMFVIIGGILAIAVVTFIVITVLQYQRRQHRHERELTRMKDQYEQEVLRSQLEIQEETFKMIGQELHDNIGQVLSVVKLSLAILPIDKTHEAYEPILNSRQILNKAALDLSDLTKSLHSDRIAQIGLVEAIRFELESVRKSGLMEVDFEVDGFEHHFDGQKSIFLFRMFQEMLNNILKHSKASRVNVSLVFSNDDKFVLILADNGVGFDVEAKRNSVSSSSGVGLKSIFNRAKLIGADLDMKSIPGKGTTVTIQLSLPQES; translated from the coding sequence ATGAATAATCAGGGTCAGGAAATTTATATGTTCGTTATTATCGGTGGTATTTTAGCGATCGCTGTGGTGACCTTTATTGTCATCACGGTATTGCAATACCAGCGCAGGCAGCACCGTCATGAGCGGGAGTTGACCCGGATGAAGGACCAGTACGAGCAGGAAGTATTGCGCTCGCAACTGGAGATACAGGAAGAGACTTTTAAAATGATCGGTCAGGAGCTACATGATAACATTGGGCAGGTATTGTCGGTTGTAAAACTGTCATTGGCGATCCTGCCTATTGACAAAACGCATGAGGCGTATGAGCCAATTCTTAACTCCCGTCAAATATTGAATAAGGCGGCGCTGGACCTTTCGGATCTTACGAAAAGCCTGCACAGCGATCGTATTGCGCAGATAGGGCTGGTGGAAGCGATCAGGTTTGAGCTGGAAAGTGTACGTAAAAGCGGATTGATGGAAGTAGATTTTGAAGTGGATGGGTTTGAACATCATTTTGATGGGCAGAAGTCTATCTTCCTGTTCCGGATGTTCCAGGAGATGCTTAACAATATCCTGAAGCATTCCAAGGCCAGCCGGGTTAATGTAAGCCTGGTATTTTCGAATGATGACAAATTTGTGTTAATACTGGCGGATAATGGCGTAGGTTTTGATGTGGAAGCCAAGAGAAATTCAGTGTCTTCTTCTTCCGGTGTTGGATTAAAGAGTATCTTCAATAGGGCAAAGCTGATTGGTGCTGACCTGGATATGAAAAGTATCCCCGGGAAGGGAACTACAGTAACGATTCAGTTATCTTTGCCACAAGAAAGTTAA
- a CDS encoding DinB family protein codes for MNKEIQYIITTLQESLDGEPWYGRSMYSLLDEVDPSSVFVNPDETGHALIELLYHMIAWAQFIQSTLEEDPEKGIAYYEALDWRDIDPTIHTWKNGVMEIKATHKRIIELLKSKNDDFLATPVSKRKYNVGYMLHGLIQHNIYHLGQIAYVKKLLE; via the coding sequence ATGAACAAAGAGATACAGTACATCATTACCACCTTGCAGGAATCCCTCGATGGCGAACCATGGTACGGCAGGTCCATGTACTCCCTGCTGGACGAAGTAGACCCCTCCAGTGTTTTTGTCAATCCCGACGAAACAGGCCATGCCCTCATTGAACTGCTGTACCACATGATCGCCTGGGCACAGTTTATTCAAAGCACCCTGGAAGAAGACCCCGAAAAAGGGATCGCCTATTACGAAGCACTCGACTGGCGCGACATCGACCCCACCATCCATACCTGGAAAAACGGCGTAATGGAAATAAAAGCTACCCACAAGCGCATTATAGAGCTGCTGAAGTCAAAAAACGACGATTTCCTTGCTACACCCGTCAGCAAGCGCAAATACAATGTGGGCTATATGCTGCATGGCCTTATACAGCATAATATCTACCACCTGGGGCAAATAGCCTACGTAAAAAAATTATTGGAGTAA